In Sphaeramia orbicularis chromosome 12, fSphaOr1.1, whole genome shotgun sequence, the following proteins share a genomic window:
- the atxn7l1 gene encoding ataxin-7-like protein 1 isoform X4, with protein MHSKNQKRHGSPAPSRSPLVPMKPKAPAVAPAVTPSPGDTLAFRVPKDYPHSRFSKAPLAVYPPKGARNKTCVSLPVVSLEKMPCLSRANSASHVRLSSSSSSSSSSSSSSSPSTHKPPSHTPPASQRSSEKLMNGRSTGGPSTPRSTTPPSSLDGRPSPARSPLDRRPSSTPSPSPLDRKPSPSPSPSQRCSALPSSSSSSSPLDKKHQNGTKTSSRSHKRLSGRVFDPNKHCGVLDPETKRPCTRSLTCKTHSLTHRRAVPGRRKHFDILLAEHKGRAKEKEGPKEKEKDRDGAHGGKDGCSQSVPSQEMVCPSKPHCPNGRPLSTLKLRLANAHIPRVPGSATSTSSPLPPAPAPVPTTNPEPSPHGWLTSTGGDGGRLSSDEGDTDTPEDSDKPTFHCSSHHPQPLGLCIFSSRLMGRGHYVFDRRWNRVRLALQNMVEKHLNSQMWRKVPLAAESLLSLPSSGTSSAASLQLHPSSPISGSSPLLTPPSNSFSYSATFPQSTSMARVFSIRDAPQSLVQISALGKAGNGTQRASRPSKEMGDSVVGPKKRKNSSCYSFSSASPSLFPTVDNHKRNGNSHHPTLQSSGGTLTTPSRKKGLGRGGSGLWSGGEDGLSRSDGSPSLKSQNSRELGTSTPYSPTKEASAVLHPPMAAPSIPPLHGGKAEGRKRRSPSSYRGKASKLSRPSGLESLFGKGNDSGGILASGPESPRQAKLHH; from the exons ATGCATAGCAAAAACC aAAAGCGCCATGGCTCCCCTGCTCCCTCCCGGAGTCCCCTGGTCCCTATGAAGCCCAAAGCCCCCGCGGTGGCCCCTGCTGTGACCCCCAGTCCAGGGGACACATTGGCTTTCAGGGTCCCTAAAGACTACCCTCACTCCCGCTTCAGCAAAGCACCACTTGCTGTCTATCCACCAAAGGGGGCGCGCAACAAGACATG tgtgtccctcCCAGTCGTGAGCCTGGAGAAGATGCCTTGCCTCAGCCGAGCCAACTCTGCATCGCATGtgcgcctctcctcctcctcctcctcctcttcctcctcctcctcttcttcttcccccTCCACCCACAAACCTCCATCTCACACTCCTCCAGCTTCCCAGCGGTCAAGCGAAAAGCTCATGAATGGCCGCAGCACTGGTGGGCCATCCACACCGCGCTCCACCACGCCTCCATCCTCTCTGGATGGACGTCCCAGTCCAGCTCGATCTCCACTGGATAGACGACCATCGTCCACACCTTCCCCCTCGCCGTTGGACAGGAAACCCTCCCCGTCACCTTCACCCTCTCAAAGATGTAGTGCTctaccatcatcttcatcatcctcatcaccaTTGGATAAGAAGCACCAGAATGGAACAAAAACATCCTCCAGGTCACACAAAAGGCTCTCAG ggagagtgTTTGATCCTAACAAGCACTGTGGAGTCCTGGACCCTGAGACAAAACGACCCTGTACAAGGTCTCTCACCTGCAAG ACTCACTCCTTAACTCACCGCCGAGCCGTTCCCGGACGAAGGAAACATTTCGACATCCTCCTGGCCGAGCACAAAGGCAGGGCGAAGGAAAAGGAGGGGCCGAAGGAAAAGGAGAAAGACAGAGATGGAGCGCACGGAGGGAAGGATGGCTGCAGCCAGAGTGTCCCATCACAGGAGATGGTGTGTCCCAGCAAGCCTCACTGCCCCAATGGACGACCGCTGTCAACGCTGAAGCTACGGCTGGCCAATGCACACATACCGAG GGTTCCAGGTTCTGCCACCTCCACCTCCAGTCCTCTGCCCCCAGCACCAGCCCCTGTCCCTACGACAAACCCAGAGCCATCTCCCCATGGCTGGTTAACGTCAACGGGAGGAGACGGCGGGCGGCTTTCGAGTGACGAGGGAGATACAGACACCCCAGAAGACTCTGACAAACCCACCTTTCACTGCTCCAGTCACCACCCACAACCTTTAGGG TTGTGTATATTCAGCAGTCGACTCATGGGACGGGGCCACTACGTGTTTGACAGGCGATGGAACAGGGTGAGGCTGGCACTTCAGAACATGGTAGAGAAACACCTCAACTCACAGATGTGGAG GAAGGTGCCTCTGGCTGCTGAAAGtctcctctccctcccctccTCTGGTACCTCCTCAGCTGCTTCACTACAGCTTCACCCTTCCTCCCCCATCTCTGGCAGCTCTCCTCTCCTCACACCTCCCTCTAACTCCTTCTCCTATAGCGCCACCTTTCCTCAGTCCACATCGATGGCCAGGGTGTTCAGCATCCGAGATGCCCCACAATCCCTCGTGCAGATTTCTGCACTGGGTAAAGCCGGTAATGGCACACAAAGAGCCAGCCGCCCATCCAAAGAGATGGGAGACTCTGTAGTGGGACCGAAGAAGAGAAAAAACTCCTCTTGCTACTCCTTTTCTTCTGCTTCTCCTTCCTTGTTTCCAACTGTGGATAATCACAAAAGGAATGGAAACAGCCATCATCCCACATTACAAAGTTCAGGGGGCACACTTACTACCCCTTCCAGGAAAAAGGGACTTGGCCGTGGGGGAAGTGGACTATGGAGTGGGGGAGAGGACGGGCTATCAAGAAGTGATGGATCTCCAAGCCTCAAATCTCAGAACAG TCGTGAACTTGGCACCAGTACACCCTATTCACCTACTAAAGAGGCATCCGCTGTCCTTCATCCACCCATGGCTGCCCCATCCATACCACCGCTTCATGGAGGAAAAGCAGAAGGGAGGAAAAGGAGAAGCCCCAGTTCCTATAGAGGGAAGGCCAGCAAACTGAGCAGGCCCAGTGGACTGGAGAGCCTCTTTGGGAAAGGGAACGACAGTGGGGGGATACTGGCCTCTGGACCAGAGTCACCGAGACAA GCCAAGTTGCATCACTGA
- the atxn7l1 gene encoding ataxin-7-like protein 1 isoform X3, translating into MHSKNQKRHGSPAPSRSPLVPMKPKAPAVAPAVTPSPGDTLAFRVPKDYPHSRFSKAPLAVYPPKGARNKTCVSLPVVSLEKMPCLSRANSASHVRLSSSSSSSSSSSSSSSPSTHKPPSHTPPASQRSSEKLMNGRSTGGPSTPRSTTPPSSLDGRPSPARSPLDRRPSSTPSPSPLDRKPSPSPSPSQRCSALPSSSSSSSPLDKKHQNGTKTSSRSHKRLSGRVFDPNKHCGVLDPETKRPCTRSLTCKTHSLTHRRAVPGRRKHFDILLAEHKGRAKEKEGPKEKEKDRDGAHGGKDGCSQSVPSQEMVCPSKPHCPNGRPLSTLKLRLANAHIPRWDRVPGSATSTSSPLPPAPAPVPTTNPEPSPHGWLTSTGGDGGRLSSDEGDTDTPEDSDKPTFHCSSHHPQPLGLCIFSSRLMGRGHYVFDRRWNRVRLALQNMVEKHLNSQMWRKVPLAAESLLSLPSSGTSSAASLQLHPSSPISGSSPLLTPPSNSFSYSATFPQSTSMARVFSIRDAPQSLVQISALGKAGNGTQRASRPSKEMGDSVVGPKKRKNSSCYSFSSASPSLFPTVDNHKRNGNSHHPTLQSSGGTLTTPSRKKGLGRGGSGLWSGGEDGLSRSDGSPSLKSQNSRELGTSTPYSPTKEASAVLHPPMAAPSIPPLHGGKAEGRKRRSPSSYRGKASKLSRPSGLESLFGKGNDSGGILASGPESPRQAKLHH; encoded by the exons ATGCATAGCAAAAACC aAAAGCGCCATGGCTCCCCTGCTCCCTCCCGGAGTCCCCTGGTCCCTATGAAGCCCAAAGCCCCCGCGGTGGCCCCTGCTGTGACCCCCAGTCCAGGGGACACATTGGCTTTCAGGGTCCCTAAAGACTACCCTCACTCCCGCTTCAGCAAAGCACCACTTGCTGTCTATCCACCAAAGGGGGCGCGCAACAAGACATG tgtgtccctcCCAGTCGTGAGCCTGGAGAAGATGCCTTGCCTCAGCCGAGCCAACTCTGCATCGCATGtgcgcctctcctcctcctcctcctcctcttcctcctcctcctcttcttcttcccccTCCACCCACAAACCTCCATCTCACACTCCTCCAGCTTCCCAGCGGTCAAGCGAAAAGCTCATGAATGGCCGCAGCACTGGTGGGCCATCCACACCGCGCTCCACCACGCCTCCATCCTCTCTGGATGGACGTCCCAGTCCAGCTCGATCTCCACTGGATAGACGACCATCGTCCACACCTTCCCCCTCGCCGTTGGACAGGAAACCCTCCCCGTCACCTTCACCCTCTCAAAGATGTAGTGCTctaccatcatcttcatcatcctcatcaccaTTGGATAAGAAGCACCAGAATGGAACAAAAACATCCTCCAGGTCACACAAAAGGCTCTCAG ggagagtgTTTGATCCTAACAAGCACTGTGGAGTCCTGGACCCTGAGACAAAACGACCCTGTACAAGGTCTCTCACCTGCAAG ACTCACTCCTTAACTCACCGCCGAGCCGTTCCCGGACGAAGGAAACATTTCGACATCCTCCTGGCCGAGCACAAAGGCAGGGCGAAGGAAAAGGAGGGGCCGAAGGAAAAGGAGAAAGACAGAGATGGAGCGCACGGAGGGAAGGATGGCTGCAGCCAGAGTGTCCCATCACAGGAGATGGTGTGTCCCAGCAAGCCTCACTGCCCCAATGGACGACCGCTGTCAACGCTGAAGCTACGGCTGGCCAATGCACACATACCGAGGTGGGACAG GGTTCCAGGTTCTGCCACCTCCACCTCCAGTCCTCTGCCCCCAGCACCAGCCCCTGTCCCTACGACAAACCCAGAGCCATCTCCCCATGGCTGGTTAACGTCAACGGGAGGAGACGGCGGGCGGCTTTCGAGTGACGAGGGAGATACAGACACCCCAGAAGACTCTGACAAACCCACCTTTCACTGCTCCAGTCACCACCCACAACCTTTAGGG TTGTGTATATTCAGCAGTCGACTCATGGGACGGGGCCACTACGTGTTTGACAGGCGATGGAACAGGGTGAGGCTGGCACTTCAGAACATGGTAGAGAAACACCTCAACTCACAGATGTGGAG GAAGGTGCCTCTGGCTGCTGAAAGtctcctctccctcccctccTCTGGTACCTCCTCAGCTGCTTCACTACAGCTTCACCCTTCCTCCCCCATCTCTGGCAGCTCTCCTCTCCTCACACCTCCCTCTAACTCCTTCTCCTATAGCGCCACCTTTCCTCAGTCCACATCGATGGCCAGGGTGTTCAGCATCCGAGATGCCCCACAATCCCTCGTGCAGATTTCTGCACTGGGTAAAGCCGGTAATGGCACACAAAGAGCCAGCCGCCCATCCAAAGAGATGGGAGACTCTGTAGTGGGACCGAAGAAGAGAAAAAACTCCTCTTGCTACTCCTTTTCTTCTGCTTCTCCTTCCTTGTTTCCAACTGTGGATAATCACAAAAGGAATGGAAACAGCCATCATCCCACATTACAAAGTTCAGGGGGCACACTTACTACCCCTTCCAGGAAAAAGGGACTTGGCCGTGGGGGAAGTGGACTATGGAGTGGGGGAGAGGACGGGCTATCAAGAAGTGATGGATCTCCAAGCCTCAAATCTCAGAACAG TCGTGAACTTGGCACCAGTACACCCTATTCACCTACTAAAGAGGCATCCGCTGTCCTTCATCCACCCATGGCTGCCCCATCCATACCACCGCTTCATGGAGGAAAAGCAGAAGGGAGGAAAAGGAGAAGCCCCAGTTCCTATAGAGGGAAGGCCAGCAAACTGAGCAGGCCCAGTGGACTGGAGAGCCTCTTTGGGAAAGGGAACGACAGTGGGGGGATACTGGCCTCTGGACCAGAGTCACCGAGACAA GCCAAGTTGCATCACTGA